In Aestuariibaculum lutulentum, one DNA window encodes the following:
- a CDS encoding beta-galactosidase, which yields MKLLKLIITPIVLLIFQSTIGQNYKQDHLYYGVAYYDEYMPYERLQKDIDMMKDANINFVRIAESTWSTVEPQDGVYDFSSIDRVLDAMYKNGIGVIFGTPSYAIPAWLAHKHPEILATTPDGNTNVYGPRQNMDISHETYRFYVERVIRKMMEHVKDHPGIIGYQVDNETKHFNTAGEPVQEKFVAYMKDKFKSLDSINAKYGLDYWSNRINSWEEFPSVNGTINASLRSEFEHFQRLLVTDFLTWQANIVREYSKPNQFVTHNHDLEWRGYSFGMQPDADHFEIDQAMDVVGIDIYHPTQDHLTGIEISFGGDMARSFKNGNSYFVIETEAQGFAKWTPYPGQLRLQAFSHLASGASMVGYWHWHSLHNAIETYWKGLLSHDFEPNPTYNEAKTIGADFKRLNDHLLGLKKKNDVAFFVSNEAMTGFDDFSFGWFSSEKYNDIVRPFYDALYKMNVGVDFVDPSTIEKLSNYKMIVVPVLYAASNDILNALNKYVENGGRIVYTFKSGFSDENVKVRHTKQPGIIRKATGNYYSQFARPEHVSIKGDNYGLNENDEEVKYFMELLTTDDNTQVLAYYDHPFWGQYAAITENQYGNGVATYIGFMPGDKLITEILTDQLKKANLWGIDQELEYPLITKSGTNRQGKTIRYFLNYSQEKQSFKYQYRKGIELLYGAKIQHNQTLDLEPWGVKIIEEN from the coding sequence ATGAAACTATTAAAACTAATTATCACCCCTATTGTCTTACTGATATTCCAGTCTACCATAGGGCAAAATTATAAGCAAGACCACTTATATTACGGCGTTGCTTATTACGACGAATACATGCCATACGAACGTTTACAAAAAGACATTGACATGATGAAAGATGCCAATATCAATTTCGTTCGTATTGCAGAATCCACCTGGAGCACCGTTGAACCTCAGGATGGCGTTTATGATTTTTCCAGTATCGACAGAGTATTAGATGCCATGTATAAAAATGGCATTGGTGTCATCTTCGGAACACCTTCTTACGCCATCCCTGCGTGGTTAGCACATAAACATCCCGAAATTTTGGCCACTACACCAGATGGAAATACAAACGTTTACGGGCCACGTCAAAACATGGATATATCACATGAAACTTATCGTTTTTATGTAGAACGCGTTATTCGTAAAATGATGGAGCATGTAAAAGATCATCCGGGTATTATAGGATATCAGGTAGACAATGAAACCAAACACTTTAATACCGCTGGAGAACCAGTTCAAGAAAAATTTGTCGCTTATATGAAAGACAAATTTAAATCTTTAGATAGCATTAACGCAAAATATGGTTTAGACTATTGGAGTAACCGCATAAATTCCTGGGAAGAGTTTCCTTCGGTTAACGGCACCATAAATGCCAGTTTAAGATCGGAATTTGAACATTTTCAACGCTTGTTAGTTACAGATTTCCTTACCTGGCAAGCTAATATTGTACGTGAATATTCAAAACCAAATCAATTTGTGACACATAATCATGACTTGGAATGGCGAGGCTACTCATTTGGTATGCAACCCGATGCCGACCATTTTGAAATTGACCAAGCCATGGATGTTGTTGGTATTGATATTTACCATCCAACTCAAGACCATTTAACAGGCATTGAAATCTCGTTTGGCGGCGATATGGCACGCTCCTTTAAAAACGGGAACAGTTACTTTGTTATTGAAACAGAAGCTCAAGGTTTTGCAAAATGGACTCCCTATCCGGGGCAATTGCGTTTACAGGCCTTCAGCCATTTAGCCTCAGGAGCTTCCATGGTTGGGTACTGGCATTGGCACTCCTTACACAACGCCATTGAAACCTACTGGAAAGGGTTATTAAGTCACGATTTTGAACCCAACCCAACATATAACGAAGCTAAAACTATTGGGGCAGACTTTAAACGTTTAAATGACCATCTTCTAGGATTAAAAAAGAAAAATGATGTTGCTTTTTTTGTGAGTAATGAAGCTATGACGGGGTTTGACGACTTTAGCTTTGGCTGGTTCAGTTCTGAAAAATACAACGACATTGTGCGTCCGTTTTATGATGCGCTTTATAAAATGAACGTTGGCGTTGATTTTGTAGACCCTTCAACCATTGAAAAGCTAAGCAATTATAAAATGATTGTCGTTCCAGTCTTATATGCTGCCTCTAATGATATCCTGAATGCCTTGAATAAGTATGTTGAAAATGGAGGTCGCATTGTATATACTTTTAAATCTGGTTTTTCTGATGAAAATGTAAAAGTTCGGCATACCAAACAACCCGGAATAATAAGAAAGGCTACAGGAAATTACTATAGTCAATTTGCCAGACCTGAACATGTATCTATTAAAGGTGACAACTACGGATTAAACGAAAACGATGAAGAAGTTAAATACTTCATGGAGCTTCTTACCACCGACGACAACACGCAAGTATTAGCCTATTACGACCACCCTTTCTGGGGTCAATATGCTGCAATTACCGAAAACCAATACGGAAATGGTGTTGCTACGTATATTGGATTTATGCCTGGTGACAAACTCATAACCGAAATTTTAACAGACCAGCTTAAAAAAGCTAATCTTTGGGGCATTGATCAGGAATTGGAATATCCTCTTATTACAAAGTCTGGAACTAACAGACAGGGTAAAACGATTCGATATTTCCTTAATTATTCTCAAGAAAAACAATCGTTTAAATATCAATATAGAAAAGGAATAGAGCTTCTTTACGGAGCAAAAATTCAACATAATCAAACTTTAGATCTCGAACCCTGGGGTGTTAAAATTATAGAAGAAAACTAA
- a CDS encoding hybrid sensor histidine kinase/response regulator transcription factor, which produces MNYCKLFAIISFFIISSFVTAQEIQIEKLGIEKGLSNSNISCITQDREGFIWISTKDGLNRFDGSNFKIFKTTDNEENSICSNILNHVYADEFDDVVWIGSEKNGVDAYNYKTHTFKHFEHNYDSPEENSISANGITHIDADEAGNIWFATYDGGINVLDKSNNKFTYYNTDNTKGLGSNFNWCLYYDDPENIYIGHVNEGFSILNSKTKTAINYRHDPENPSSLVNNTVTSITKDFKGRIWIGTREGLTLYDPASTKMINFQHDPKNPNSLSNNFVQQVIETKEHKLYIGTEGGGLNILDLNDLTFNFNLSDLKFSHILESDTSNGLSSLSVQTIAQDSFGNIWLGGQGSNLNFISSKPNQFNKITYLPYISNHNSLNNSWAHSLCFDEDQNIWVANGSGGLAIYKNENKIRQYDYIDINFKNENIISTYQGQQYTWIGTSDGRIYYYDKQQNKFNRLACFSDIENTPVYSFFEDSKNNIWIATDKGLHKYNTELKTCDIYTDKNSELPDNIIRAISEDGEGNLWVGTYIGNLSVFNEAFNLIKEYNPSYAFYAINCIYKDSKNRMWIGSQNDLFLIKNHNDDSILRIGEISGLAESNIRAITEGKNENTIWFSTINGISKIEINTMHVTNYSFNDGIVHGEYLYRSVAKTNDGNLFFGSQNGITWFNQDIEIPSFESPKPSITSILTPINKNNLNQFKAIPFNQKLKLNHNQNTLQIKFNILDYALTDMAEFAYEMKGLDQGWFLLKNEREVTFRNLKPGNYVFNLKSKIKNSEWSDQLNTIFIEIDPPIWLSWWMKLIYLIVFSAIFILVSRFYQRKLKVENALILEKKSRQQEHDLNEDKLKFFTNITHELRSPMTLILGPLEDLISENSLTEDQSKKLQMIQRIANRLLNIVNQILEFRKSENKNRKLSVIKDDLNQYIHEIGIKYKDLNQNKAIDIQINEPKQKTEMFFDPNVVTIIIDNLISNALKYTQKGSITVDFNNYLEDNIDYTEITISDTGYGISKEDLPHIFDRYYQAKNVSHPVKGTGIGLALVKNMVELHEANIEVSSELNQGTTFKIKFLTNNSYPDAIHYYPEEPENEEDDKNVVLIVDDDQDIIQYIKESLSDTYNIISAENGKVGLELAKESIPDIIISDVMMPIMDGIDMCKHLKQDIDTSHIPVVLLTAKVSLHDQKVGYDVGADSYLTKPFSSNLLKSRLKNIIDTRKQYSLTSVSKFKQKQQLLNESVGELDKEFLNKLTEVIEENLEDEKMNISYVAAQLNMSHSTLYRKIKALTDLTANEFIRKVRINYAEQLLMTGQFNISEIMYQVGINSSSYFRQCFKEEFGTNPSEYLQKLKDS; this is translated from the coding sequence ATGAATTATTGTAAACTATTTGCCATTATTTCTTTTTTTATTATTAGTTCTTTCGTAACTGCTCAAGAAATTCAAATTGAAAAATTAGGAATAGAAAAAGGACTTTCTAACAGCAACATATCCTGTATTACTCAAGACAGAGAAGGTTTTATATGGATTAGCACAAAAGATGGTTTAAATAGATTCGACGGGAGTAATTTTAAAATTTTTAAAACAACTGACAATGAAGAAAACTCCATTTGCAGTAACATTCTCAACCATGTTTATGCTGATGAATTTGATGACGTCGTGTGGATTGGTTCAGAAAAAAATGGTGTCGATGCCTACAATTATAAAACCCATACATTTAAACATTTTGAACATAATTATGATTCACCTGAAGAAAATTCTATTAGTGCCAATGGAATCACCCATATTGATGCTGATGAAGCAGGCAATATTTGGTTCGCAACTTACGATGGCGGCATAAATGTATTAGATAAATCAAATAATAAGTTTACCTATTACAATACAGATAATACTAAAGGCTTAGGATCAAACTTCAATTGGTGTCTTTACTATGATGACCCTGAAAACATATACATAGGCCATGTTAATGAAGGTTTTAGCATATTAAATTCAAAAACGAAAACGGCCATAAACTACAGACACGACCCGGAAAACCCTTCTTCACTTGTTAATAACACAGTCACTTCGATCACTAAAGATTTTAAAGGGCGTATTTGGATAGGTACCCGAGAAGGCCTCACATTATATGATCCGGCTAGTACGAAAATGATTAATTTTCAGCACGATCCAAAAAATCCAAATTCGCTATCAAACAACTTTGTTCAACAAGTCATTGAAACAAAAGAACATAAACTTTACATTGGTACTGAGGGAGGCGGATTAAATATTTTAGATTTAAACGACTTAACCTTTAACTTTAATCTATCCGATTTAAAATTTAGCCACATACTGGAATCAGACACTTCCAATGGATTATCCAGTTTATCCGTTCAAACCATTGCCCAGGATTCTTTTGGAAATATTTGGCTTGGTGGGCAAGGAAGTAATTTAAATTTTATTTCAAGCAAGCCAAATCAATTTAACAAAATCACCTATCTGCCATATATTTCAAACCATAATAGCTTGAACAATTCGTGGGCGCATAGCCTTTGCTTTGATGAAGACCAAAATATTTGGGTTGCAAATGGCTCAGGTGGTCTGGCTATCTATAAAAATGAAAATAAAATTAGACAATACGATTATATAGATATCAATTTTAAAAATGAAAACATTATAAGTACTTACCAAGGACAGCAATACACCTGGATAGGAACATCAGACGGCAGAATTTATTACTACGATAAACAACAAAATAAATTTAACAGACTAGCCTGTTTTAGCGACATAGAAAACACGCCGGTATACTCCTTTTTTGAAGATTCTAAAAATAACATATGGATAGCTACCGATAAAGGCTTACATAAATATAATACCGAACTAAAAACCTGTGATATTTACACCGATAAGAATTCTGAGTTGCCAGATAATATCATTAGGGCTATTTCCGAAGACGGCGAGGGTAATTTATGGGTGGGAACCTATATTGGAAACTTAAGTGTTTTTAATGAAGCCTTCAATTTAATTAAAGAATACAATCCTTCGTATGCCTTTTATGCAATTAATTGCATTTATAAAGATTCTAAAAACCGCATGTGGATTGGTAGTCAAAACGACCTGTTCTTAATTAAAAACCATAACGACGACTCCATTTTACGAATAGGTGAAATTTCGGGTTTGGCCGAATCAAATATAAGAGCCATTACCGAAGGCAAAAACGAAAATACAATCTGGTTTAGCACGATTAATGGAATTAGCAAAATTGAGATTAATACCATGCATGTTACCAACTACAGTTTTAATGATGGAATTGTACATGGTGAATACCTATACAGATCTGTAGCAAAAACTAACGATGGCAATCTGTTTTTCGGGTCTCAAAATGGAATTACCTGGTTTAATCAAGACATTGAAATTCCCTCTTTCGAATCACCAAAACCAAGTATTACAAGTATTTTAACCCCAATCAACAAAAACAACCTCAATCAATTTAAGGCTATACCTTTTAACCAAAAACTAAAACTAAACCACAACCAAAATACACTTCAAATAAAATTTAATATTCTTGATTATGCATTAACCGATATGGCTGAATTTGCTTATGAAATGAAAGGCCTCGATCAAGGATGGTTTCTATTAAAAAACGAGAGAGAAGTTACCTTTAGAAATTTAAAACCAGGAAACTATGTTTTCAATCTAAAATCGAAAATAAAAAACAGTGAATGGTCAGATCAGCTAAACACCATATTTATAGAAATCGATCCTCCTATCTGGCTTTCCTGGTGGATGAAACTTATTTATTTAATTGTTTTTTCGGCAATCTTTATTTTAGTTTCCAGATTTTACCAAAGAAAATTAAAAGTTGAAAACGCACTGATTTTAGAGAAAAAAAGCAGACAACAGGAGCATGATTTAAATGAAGACAAGCTTAAATTCTTCACAAACATCACCCATGAACTAAGAAGCCCAATGACGCTAATTCTGGGGCCTTTAGAAGACTTGATTTCTGAAAACTCCTTGACAGAAGACCAGTCGAAAAAACTTCAAATGATTCAGCGAATTGCCAATCGATTATTGAACATTGTAAACCAGATTCTTGAATTTAGAAAATCTGAAAATAAAAACAGAAAACTTAGTGTTATAAAAGACGACTTAAACCAATACATTCATGAAATTGGTATAAAATATAAAGACCTCAATCAAAACAAAGCCATTGATATTCAAATTAATGAGCCTAAACAAAAAACAGAAATGTTTTTCGACCCTAACGTGGTTACAATTATTATTGACAATCTTATTTCAAACGCTCTAAAATACACGCAAAAAGGCTCGATTACTGTAGATTTCAACAATTACTTAGAGGATAATATCGATTATACAGAAATAACCATTTCAGACACTGGTTATGGCATTTCTAAAGAAGATTTACCCCATATTTTTGACCGATACTACCAAGCCAAGAATGTTTCTCACCCGGTTAAAGGTACCGGAATAGGTTTAGCTTTAGTGAAAAATATGGTCGAATTACATGAAGCTAATATTGAAGTTTCCAGTGAGTTGAACCAAGGCACCACATTTAAAATTAAATTCTTAACCAATAACAGCTACCCCGATGCCATACATTATTACCCGGAAGAACCAGAAAATGAAGAAGATGACAAAAATGTTGTTTTAATTGTAGATGACGATCAGGATATCATTCAATATATAAAAGAATCACTAAGCGATACTTATAATATCATTTCTGCCGAAAATGGTAAAGTTGGTCTCGAATTGGCTAAAGAATCGATTCCTGATATCATTATTAGTGATGTCATGATGCCAATTATGGACGGTATAGACATGTGTAAACACCTAAAACAAGATATCGACACGAGTCATATTCCTGTTGTTTTATTAACTGCTAAAGTGTCTTTACATGATCAAAAAGTGGGTTACGATGTGGGGGCAGATTCCTATTTAACAAAACCGTTTAGTAGTAACCTTTTAAAAAGCAGACTCAAAAACATCATAGATACCAGAAAACAATATTCTTTAACCAGTGTTTCTAAATTTAAACAAAAACAACAACTGCTAAATGAATCGGTAGGTGAATTGGATAAGGAGTTTTTAAATAAATTAACTGAAGTAATTGAGGAAAACTTAGAAGATGAAAAAATGAACATTTCCTATGTTGCTGCACAGTTAAACATGAGCCATTCCACGTTATATAGAAAAATTAAAGCCTTAACAGATTTAACTGCCAACGAATTCATTAGAAAAGTTCGCATTAACTACGCAGAACAACTTTTAATGACCGGGCAGTTTAATATTTCTGAAATCATGTATCAGGTTGGGATTAATAGTAGTAGCTATTTCAGGCAATGTTTCAAGGAAGAATTTGGAACCAACCCAAGCGAATATCTACAAAAGCTAAAAGACAGCTAA
- a CDS encoding sugar-binding domain-containing protein — translation MKNTITYLLIYLVVLACFSRCDTQEKEVVKTQLFDLNWKFYYGNTNIPEDINDKVWRNLDLPHDCNKDYGLLKSHTITRIPSGETKVVCYRKHFDIPESWNGKNIWIKFQGISNPYEIYINGKCLSVNHNTSEIFESDITSYLQSEGENVVLVKLSKNKQSNGIYSDSFGIYNHVWLVVKDSIQTNTWARIK, via the coding sequence TTGAAAAATACTATAACATATTTGTTAATCTATCTGGTGGTTTTGGCATGTTTTTCAAGGTGTGATACCCAGGAAAAAGAAGTGGTTAAAACTCAGCTTTTCGATTTAAACTGGAAATTTTATTATGGGAATACTAATATTCCAGAGGATATTAATGATAAGGTTTGGAGAAATTTAGACTTACCTCACGACTGCAATAAAGACTACGGTCTTTTAAAATCGCACACAATAACAAGGATTCCTTCAGGTGAAACGAAAGTAGTCTGTTACAGAAAGCATTTTGATATCCCAGAATCATGGAATGGTAAAAATATATGGATTAAGTTTCAGGGGATTTCGAATCCTTATGAAATCTATATAAACGGGAAATGTCTTAGTGTTAATCATAATACATCAGAAATTTTCGAAAGCGACATAACGTCTTATTTGCAAAGTGAAGGGGAGAATGTTGTTTTGGTAAAATTGAGTAAGAATAAACAATCTAATGGTATTTATAGTGACAGTTTTGGTATTTACAACCACGTTTGGCTGGTTGTAAAGGATTCTATCCAAACTAATACATGGGCCCGAATAAAGTAA
- a CDS encoding SusC/RagA family TonB-linked outer membrane protein, with the protein MNEKRCFHGFKPCLQKVTKANWLTVILILMSVCATFALEQQKSISGTVVDGAGMPVPGVTIIVKGTSNGTATDFDGQYTISDVKEGDILLFSYVGMKQQEVTVAGTSTINVTMEEDTAQLDEVVVVGFGTQKKTTLTGAVSSVKGKELKSIPVTNVSQGLSGRLPGVVAVSNGGEPGYDGVSILIRGVNTFGNASPLIVVDGVPGRSLERIDPSTIESMSVLKDASAAIYGAQAANGVILITTKRGTPGKPKIDFTTNYGLTRPTVMPELTNSAEYATLLNEIDLYAGRGPRYSPDEIQKFRDGSDPWNYPNSDYIKETLKPWSAQTYNNLSISGGTENTKYFVSLSSKSQDAFYRNSSTKFEQYDMRSNLDIKINDYINFRMNTSGRYEDRNFPQRGAPEIFNKLMRSKPIIPAYWPNGLPGPGMEGGDNPVVLVTDDTGYSKDRWYVLNSDFQLNIDIPGVKGLSVNLNASLDKSFNFVKNWSTPWTVYSWDNVSYDDNGDPLLVGSEQGLDDPRLRQSARDNQNILTRGMINYESSFSDDHSLKLMGGVERIEGKGSDFWAFRRNFVSTAVDQLFAGGLEDINNGGSAYEETRLNYFGRANYGYKDKYLAEFVWRYQASYIFEQSSRYGFFPGVSLGYVISKEGFWQKNIPFINFAKFRASWGQTGNDLISPYQYLSSYSFGGLSFVSNGGTQFNKVLYEGVVPNTGVTWESATQKDVGVDLHFFDGKLTLTADYFENTRTDILARRNASVPNSTGLSLPDENIGEFENKGFDFNVVYSNNSSAFTYSVGVNGVYAKNKVLFWDEPPGAPVYQQSTGRPLGASLYYNAIGIFQNQDEIDAYPHLAGARPGDIIFEDYNEDGVLDGKDMVRYDKSRTPLFTGGLNMNFGFKGFDLNLLFQGALGGVFYQGTESGEFGNYLKSFYDNRWTELDPSTEHPRTYNRTGEYWVNQPNTYWLHKTDYVRLKTIELGYSLPKSVTDKIKIDNLRMYVNGFNLWTHSPDMKDFDPEMVQTGYAGYSYPLNKAINLGLNVTF; encoded by the coding sequence ATGAATGAAAAGCGATGTTTTCACGGTTTCAAACCGTGTTTGCAAAAAGTAACTAAGGCCAACTGGCTAACAGTTATTTTAATTTTAATGTCTGTTTGTGCAACATTTGCACTTGAGCAGCAGAAATCAATATCCGGTACTGTTGTAGATGGTGCAGGTATGCCGGTTCCGGGAGTTACCATTATAGTAAAAGGAACTTCTAACGGTACTGCCACAGATTTTGACGGACAGTACACTATTTCAGATGTAAAGGAAGGAGATATACTTCTATTTTCATATGTAGGTATGAAACAACAAGAAGTAACGGTAGCAGGAACGTCCACCATTAATGTAACCATGGAGGAAGATACCGCACAATTAGATGAGGTAGTTGTAGTAGGTTTTGGAACACAAAAGAAAACAACATTAACGGGAGCTGTTTCTTCAGTAAAAGGTAAAGAATTAAAAAGTATTCCTGTAACCAATGTTAGTCAGGGGTTATCAGGAAGATTACCTGGTGTTGTTGCAGTGTCCAATGGTGGTGAACCAGGTTATGACGGAGTGTCAATTCTTATTCGTGGTGTTAATACTTTTGGAAATGCTTCACCATTAATAGTTGTTGATGGAGTGCCTGGAAGATCTTTAGAAAGAATAGATCCAAGTACTATCGAAAGTATGTCTGTACTTAAAGATGCTTCTGCAGCTATTTATGGAGCACAGGCGGCGAATGGAGTTATTCTGATCACAACCAAACGTGGTACGCCAGGTAAGCCAAAAATAGACTTTACTACGAATTACGGTTTAACTCGTCCGACTGTAATGCCTGAATTAACTAATTCAGCAGAGTATGCGACTTTGTTAAATGAAATCGATCTTTATGCAGGACGAGGACCAAGATATTCACCAGATGAAATTCAGAAGTTCAGAGATGGATCTGATCCTTGGAATTATCCTAATAGCGATTATATTAAAGAGACTTTAAAACCTTGGTCGGCACAAACTTATAACAACCTTTCTATTAGTGGAGGGACTGAAAATACTAAGTATTTTGTGAGTCTTTCATCTAAGTCTCAAGACGCATTCTACAGAAATAGTTCAACTAAATTTGAGCAATATGACATGCGATCTAACCTTGATATAAAAATTAATGATTATATCAATTTTAGAATGAACACTTCAGGAAGATATGAAGATAGAAACTTTCCGCAACGTGGCGCTCCTGAGATATTTAATAAACTTATGAGGTCTAAGCCTATCATTCCAGCTTATTGGCCAAATGGTTTACCAGGACCTGGTATGGAAGGAGGAGATAACCCTGTGGTTTTAGTTACAGATGATACGGGATATTCAAAAGATAGATGGTATGTTTTAAACTCCGATTTTCAATTGAATATCGATATTCCTGGTGTAAAAGGTTTATCGGTAAATTTAAACGCCTCTTTAGATAAGTCATTCAATTTTGTTAAGAACTGGAGTACACCATGGACTGTGTATTCTTGGGATAATGTAAGTTATGATGATAATGGCGATCCGTTATTGGTGGGTTCTGAACAAGGTCTTGATGACCCAAGATTACGTCAATCTGCAAGGGATAATCAAAATATACTTACCAGAGGAATGATTAATTATGAAAGTAGTTTTTCAGATGATCACAGCTTAAAATTAATGGGAGGTGTAGAACGAATTGAAGGTAAAGGAAGTGACTTCTGGGCTTTTAGAAGAAACTTTGTGTCAACAGCGGTCGATCAATTATTCGCCGGAGGTTTAGAAGATATAAATAACGGTGGTTCTGCATATGAAGAAACACGTTTAAACTATTTTGGTAGAGCCAATTATGGTTATAAGGATAAGTATTTGGCTGAGTTTGTTTGGAGATATCAGGCTTCTTATATTTTTGAGCAATCCAGTCGCTATGGGTTTTTCCCAGGGGTATCTTTAGGGTATGTCATTTCTAAAGAAGGTTTTTGGCAAAAAAACATTCCGTTTATCAATTTTGCTAAATTCAGAGCATCTTGGGGTCAAACAGGTAACGATTTAATTTCTCCATATCAATACTTGTCATCATATTCTTTTGGAGGATTATCGTTTGTTTCTAATGGAGGAACACAATTCAATAAAGTACTTTATGAAGGTGTGGTTCCAAATACAGGGGTAACCTGGGAGTCGGCTACACAAAAAGATGTTGGTGTTGATTTACATTTCTTTGATGGAAAATTAACGCTTACTGCCGATTATTTTGAAAATACGCGTACCGATATTCTTGCTCGCAGAAATGCTTCAGTACCTAACTCTACAGGTTTAAGCTTGCCAGATGAAAACATAGGAGAATTCGAGAATAAAGGTTTCGATTTTAATGTAGTGTACAGTAATAATTCATCGGCTTTCACTTATAGTGTTGGGGTAAACGGAGTATATGCTAAAAACAAAGTACTTTTCTGGGATGAACCGCCTGGAGCACCTGTATACCAACAATCAACAGGAAGACCACTAGGAGCTTCTTTATATTATAATGCGATTGGAATATTCCAAAATCAAGATGAAATAGATGCGTATCCGCATTTAGCAGGAGCAAGACCTGGAGATATCATTTTTGAAGATTACAACGAAGATGGTGTTTTAGACGGCAAAGATATGGTGCGATACGATAAAAGCCGCACGCCATTATTTACCGGAGGTTTAAATATGAATTTCGGATTTAAAGGTTTCGATTTAAACCTATTATTTCAAGGAGCTCTTGGAGGTGTGTTCTATCAAGGAACAGAATCAGGTGAGTTCGGTAATTATCTTAAGAGTTTTTACGACAACCGCTGGACAGAGTTAGATCCTAGTACAGAGCATCCAAGAACTTATAACAGAACAGGTGAATACTGGGTAAATCAACCAAATACTTATTGGTTGCATAAAACAGATTATGTGCGTTTAAAAACAATAGAATTAGGGTATTCTTTACCTAAATCGGTTACCGATAAAATTAAGATTGATAACCTAAGAATGTATGTAAATGGATTCAATTTATGGACGCACAGTCCTGATATGAAGGACTTCGACCCTGAGATGGTTCAAACTGGTTATGCAGGATACAGTTATCCGTTGAATAAAGCTATTAACCTAGGATTGAATGTAACCTTTTAA